The nucleotide window GTCAGTCCAGACAATCAGATCATCGACCGGTGTCGGCCTTGCCCGGCGCCAGCGATGTCGTGCGCCCGCAATCCAGGCCCTGGAAGCCCCTCGTCACATGGCATGTTCCCAAACCTTAAAGGATCGAGCCATGAGCATTTTTGGAAGCATGAAAACCGCCGTCTCCGGCATGAGTGCACAGGCAAACCGGCTGAGCACGGTTTCCGACAATATCGCAAACGCGAATACCACCGGCTACAAGGCCGTTTCCACGTCCTTTTCGTCGCTGGTCCTGCCGTCTTCCTCGGGCAATTACAATTCGGGCGGCGTTCAGACATCCGTGCGCCAGGCGATTTCCCAACAGGGCGACATTTCCTATACGACTTCGGCCTACGACCTGGCGATCTCGGGAGACGGGTTCTTCATCGTGGAAAGCGCCGACGGCACGCCTGTGCTTACCCGGGCCGGTGACTTCTCGGTCGACAGCGACGGCAATCTCGTCAACGGTGCCGGCTTCACGCTTATGGGATATTCCTATGATTCCGGCGTACCGGCAGTGGTCGTCAACGGCTTCGACGGCTTGGTGCCGGTCAACGTATCCCAATCGGGCTTGAGCGCCGTCGCTTCGAGCAGCGCCTATTTCAGCGGCAACCTGAACTCCGAAGCGACCGTCGTCACGGATACGACGACGCTGCCGAGCGCCAATACGGCAAGCGTCACCGACGACACGCAAAAGATGTCGCTGGTTGCCTATGACAGCCTCGGCGGCACCGTCCAGTACGACTATTACTTCACCAAGACCGGCGTCACGACGGATGCAAGCGGCGCGGTCACCGGCAGCACCTGGGAGGTCGCGGTTTACCGCAATGCCGATGCAGCCACTGGCAGCACGACGTCCTTTCCCTACTCTTCCGATGCCGTGAGCGTTGCAACGCTCTCCTTCGACGCCGATGGCCAGCTGACCTCCGCAACCGACACCGACATCGTCGATCCGGTGACGGCAAAGACGATCACCATGGACTATTCCGACTTCACCCAGCTTGCCTCCGACTTCTCGGCGACGGGCTCGGCAGACGGCCAGGCCGCAAGTGCGGTGAGCTCGGTGTCTATCGGTGCGGATGGCGTGGTGTCGGTCTCCTACGCGAACGGCGCGACAAAGGCTCTCTACCAGATCCCTCTCGCGACGGTCGCCAGCCCCGACAATCTGACGCTGCTCAGCGGCAACGTCTATAGCGCCAACGGATTGTCCGGCGTCACGGTCACCGGCTTCCCGCAGACGAACGGGCTTGGCTCCATCCAGTCCGGCGCTCTCGAAAGCTCGAACGTCGATCTCGCCGGCGAACTGACGGAGATGATCGAGGCGCAGCGCAGCTATACCGCGAATTCCAAGGTGTTTCAGACCGGCTCCGATATCATGGATGTCCTCGTCAATCTGAAACGATAGGGAGGGCGCCGGCATGTCGCTCACCTCCGCCTTGAACAGCGTGCAAAGTATTTTCAACACTACGGGCCAGCAAAGCAGCGTCGTCTCGACGAATATCGCCAATGTCGGAAATTCCGACTATGTGAGACGGGAGGCGTCGGTTACGACGTCTCTTTCCGGCGCCCAGGTCGTCAGCATCAGCCGGGCGCAGGAAACTGCGCTGCTTGCGCAGTATCTGCAAACGAATGCCAAGGACAGCGCCCAGCAGACGCTGGTGACCGGTCTCGAAAGCCTGAAGTCGCTGGTGGGCGGCAATGACTACGAGACCTCGCCGAGTACCTATCTCACGGCATTCCAGCAGGCGCTCCAGACATTCGGCACGTCGCCAAGCAGCACGACCGCCGCGCAATCGGCCGTGACCGCCGCGCGGGATCTCGCCAATTCGCTAAATACCGCAAGCGACGGCGTCCAGTCGATCAGAGCCGAGGCGGATGCGGAGATCGCCACACAGGTCTCCACCCTGAATACGCTGCTGTCTGAGTTCGAGGCGGCCAACAATGCGGTCAAGCTGGCGACATCGACCGGCACCGATACATCCTCGGCACTCGACGAGCGTGAAAAGCTCCTGAAGCAGATCTCCTCGATCGTCGGCGTCACCTCCACCGTGCGCGACAATAACGATATGGCGCTCTACACCTCTGATGGCACCGTGCTGTTCGAGACCATTCCCCGCACCGTCACCTTCGCGTCGACAGCAACCTACGTTGCCGGAACGGAAGGCAATTCCATCTATATCGACGGCGTTGCGCTCGACGCCGGCGAGGGATCGACGACGAGTGCCTCGGGCAGCCTGCAAGGGCTGCTGCAGCTTCGCGACGAGATCGCCCCGACATTCCAGGCCCAGCTCGACGAGATCGCCAAATCGCTCGTCCAGATCTTCTCGGAAACAGACGGCAGCACGAGCGCGCCGGGACTTTTCGTCTGGACGACGGCGTCAGGCGCAACCGGGGGAACACCTGCTGCTTCCGACGATACGACAGGGATCGCCTCCACCATCTCGGTCAATCCAGCCGTCGTCACCAGCGAGGGCGGCGATGCGACAAAGCTGCGCGATGGCTCCATCAGCGGGATCACCGATCTCAACACCTCGGGAGACAGCGGCTTCTCGGACAATCTCGACGCCCTGTATGAGGCGCTGACGGAACAGCGCTCATTCTCTTCCGACGCCGGTCTCTCGACGTCGCAAAGCCTGACGGACTACGCCAGCGCCTCCATCGGCTGGCTCGAACAATATCGAAGCGACGCCACGTCGGCCTCCGAAACCACGGCGGCGGCCTTGTCGCGCTCCGACGAGGCCTATTCCAACGAAACCGGCGTCAACCTCGACGAGGAACTGACACTGCTTCTCGACATCGAACAATCCTACAAAGCGGCGACAAAGATCCTGAACGTCATCGACGAGATGTTCCAGTCGCTCCTCGACATAGCGAGCTAGTCATGAAAGCATCTTTTGTCTCATCATCGGCGATGCAGAATGTTTTGCGGCTCACCATCAGCCAGTCCCAAAACAAGCTGCAGCAGGCCTCGACGGAAGCGACCACAGGAACCTACGCCGATATCGGCGTATCCCTCGGCGCCGGCGCTGCAAAGTCGATCAATCTCACCAGCGCCATCGCCCAGGCTGCCTCGTTCAAGATGAGCAATGCCGTCGTCGAATTGCGCATGAACGCATCGCAAACCGCTCTTTCGAGCCTCAAGGATGCCGGGGACAGCCTGGTCTCGAACCTGACTGCGCTCCAGGCGAGCCAGGATACGACGAGCATCGCCGTTGCCCTGCAGACGGCGAGCGCCACGATTTCGCAGCTGGTCTCGACGGCAAACACGTCAGTCAATGGCGAGTTCCTGTTCGGCGGAACGAACCTCGACAGCCAGCCTCTGACCGATCAATCCTCGGCGGTCTCGGCTACAATCGTTTCGGCTCTGAACGATTATGTAACCGGTCTCGGAAAAGACGTCAGCGAATTGACGGGCGAAGAAATCGGCAGCTTCATCACCGACACGGTCGAGCCGATGTTCTCCGAGAGCGCCTGGACGGACGCTTCCGAAGGCTGGTCGGCCGCTTCCAGCACCGACATGACGAGCCGGATCAGCGGATCGGAAACCATCACCTCGTCGGCCAGCGCCAATTCCGAAGGCATGCGTTATCTCGCGCTCGCCTCCGTCGTCGTCTCTGCCCTCTTCGGCCAGGATCTCAGCTCCGACGCGCAGAGCACCGTCGCATCCAAGGCGATCGCCTATGCGGCGCAGGCGACCTCCGGGATCGTGACGCAGCAAAGCGAACTCGGCCTCGCCCAGGAACGGCTCGAAAAGGCAAATGACGCGCTCGACGCTCAATCCACTCTGCTTCAGGGAAACCTCGTCGATCTCCAGGGCGTGGATACCTATGAGGCCTCGACGCTCGTCAACCAGCTGCAGACGCAATTGGAAACGGCCTACACGCTCGTTTCGAAACTCCAGAGCCTGAGCCTGGTCAACTATCTCTGACGGATTGAAAAATGCGGGAATTCAAGCAGTTGCAGATACCGGCCTTGGCGAAGGAGCCCAACACGACCTGTTCCGAAATCGTGGCGGAGGCGGCCTTCGCGCTTGCCTCCGGCATCATCGATACGATCCCCTTCGTCGGCAGCAAACTCGACGAGCAACAGACGCGGGCATGGCCGCGATCGGGTGTCTTCACGGATGACGGCGTCGAGATGACCGCTACGCCGCCTGAAATATTCGAGCTTTGCGAGTTGCTGGCAGCCCACATCGAGAAAGGCACCTCATTCGACGTTTTCGAGGTTTTCCACAAGATTGCACGCATCGACCGGCTGATCGACTGGCGCCACGGCGCAGTGCTGTCACCCGAGCCCCATCCGGTAACGCATTGACAGAAGACGCAAAATGTCTTCCCAATGGCGGCGCGTTCACGGCCGCGCCGCCAGCAAGCATGGCATAGGCTGGTCTTGCATAGGGCTTGTCCGTTGCGGCAGTCTGGACTTTCCCATAGGGGAGACTGAGGACGATTGCCGAAGGTCTGCCGGCAATGGTCTTTCAGAGACCGAGTGTGTTCTTGATGTCGAAGCCGCGCGCGAAGCTACCCTTCTCCGAAGAGACCTTGCAGTCCATGCTGATCCGCGTGCTTCGCCCGCTGGTCAAGCTCGCACTCGCCTCCGGCTTCAACTTCATCTCGTTTTCGACCGTTCTTCGCCGCCTCTATATCGAGGTCGCAGAGAAGGAATTCGCGCTGCCGAACAAGAACCAGACGGATAGCCGCATCTCGCTTCTGACCGGCATTCACCGCAAGGACGTCAACCGGCTGCGCGGTCAGGTGCTTGCGGCATCCTTCCTGACCACCGGCGTTTCGCAGACGAGCCGCATTCTCGCCAGATGGCTTGCCGATCCGTTTTATTGCGATGCGGAGGATCGGCCGAGCGCTCTGCCCCGGACCTCCAGCGACGGCGGTCCGTCATTCGAGAGCCTGGTGAGCGACATCACCAAAGACGTCCACCCCCGCTCCATTCTGGACGACTGGCTGGATAAAGGCATCGTTGTTCTCGATCAGAACGGCTGGATCCAGCTGGACCTCTCATCAATCGTCCCCAATGCAGGTGACGAAGCCCGCCGGCATTATTTTACGCGCAACCTCCGTGACCATGTGCAGGCGTCGGTCATGAACCTGATGAACGAGCCCCCCCCGAACTTCGAACGCGCCGTCCATTATGACGGGATATCACCTGTTCTGGCGGCCCGGCTCGACGAAATCGCGCGCGCGGAAGGAATGGCGCTGCTCCTGAAACTCAACAAGATCGCCCATCAGGCTATCAAGGACGACCCCGGCGGCAACAGCCGCTGGATCGCTGGGCTCTATGTCATGACCGAGGAGGGCGAGGCCGATCGTCAGACAGACGCCGCATCCAAGACGGAGACGGACGAATGACCCCGTCGGCGATCTCGAGAAGACAATTTCTGCTGGCCGGAATAGCGCTTCAGGTCCTGGGGCCCAAGATTGCCGACGCGCAGCCGACGGGCAGCAGCGATCATGGCATCGGCGGGTCCGGTCTTTCCATTCAGGGAGGTGGGGAGAACGAAGATCACGGGATCGGCGGAACGGGCATCGTCGGGACCATCCAGGGCTTTGGAAGCATCATCGTCAACAACATCCACATCCCGTTCAGTGCGACGACACCGATCGAAATCGACGGCCGACGGGTTCGCGCGAGCGCGATGAAGGTCGGTCATGTCGCCCGGGTGCTGCTGACGGGCAAGCTTGCCGCCCGCATTACGATCGCCAGCGAAGTCCAAGGCCGCATCGACCGGATAGACAAGACCGGCATGACCGTATTGGGGCAGACGATCGACACGACGGGTGTCGCGACCAAGGGCCTGCGCAAGGGCAAGCGGGTCGCCGTATTCGGCATCCGCAAACCTGACGGTACGATCATTGCCCGGCGCATCGAGCCCCGCTCCGTTTCCGAAGGCGCCCATGTTCGAGGCATCCCGGTCAAGAGCAGCAATCGCGTCCTGATCGGCGGCCTTTCGCTTGGAAGCACACATGGATACCTGGCCGGCAAGCAAACGCTCGTGCGTCTCAAGGCCGTCGCCGATCGATTGATCATCACGCGCATTCAGGCTGAACCCCTGGTCCCGGGCTTGAAACACGGCATCGTCAACGTCGAGACCTTCCGGCCGACGGATAAGGACGGGCCGGGCGCGGGACCCAGAGGTTCCGCGCCTTTCGGCTCGACGCCGCCATCTCCTGATGGTCATGGCTTCGTCGATATCGGCGTGCGGGACTCAAGCAGAATGACCGGCTTTCCCGACGGGCGCATTCCGGACGGCTTCGGTTCTCGACGTCCAGGAGGCCCTTCGGATCGACCGCCGCCCGATCGTTCGCCCTTCGGCAGAGGCGGGCCGGACCGAGATTTTTCCGCTCCGGATAGAGCGGGGCCGCCACCGCAGGACGGCCCGCCGCCACCGGGCCCAGGTCCAGGTCCGGGTCCGCACTGAAAACGCGGTCGTCTCCGTGTTGACAAATGGGAAAATTTCCCATTTATTGCTCATGCGAATTCTGCTTCGGGTGATTCCAGGGAGGGTTTGCCGATTGGCTAACGGGTCCGCCCCACACCCGCTAGCCAATCGTTTGATTTTCAATCGTTCTGAGACTGTCAAACCCATGTTCCTGAATCATCGCAGGGATGGCCGATCCCGCAGGCTGGATGGCGCCATCCGAACCAAAACGTCATCGCCCAAGAGGAATCAGGAATTGTTTTTGCTGGAACGCGAACCGGATATGTCAGTGGAGATGGACGAACCGACCATCGTTGCAACCTGGGAAAACCGCGCTCAAATCATCGAAATCATGAGCAGCGCGCACCAGACGAGCCAACAATTTCAACATCTTTGGCAGAGCAGCGGCGGAACGGGCCGGCTCAGTCAAGATGATACGGATAAGTTGGTCGAGCTGCTGCGAAAGATCGGCGACCTGAATGAAACTCTCATGCGATTGGCCTGAACGGCGTTTAACGCGCGACAATCGACCCAATCAGAAGCCAACCGCTTGACACTCTCCCGCGGAGCTTCGACACCAGGAGAAAGCACGGCAGGTTGCGAGTGCGTACTCATTCGAGAGCCTGCTCGACAATGTCGGCTATCGAGCGGTTTTCACGGCGGGCAAGCCGGTGAGCAAGATCACGCGCTTTTGCGCTTCGTACGGAAAGCGGAGGTTCAGCCATGCCGATCTCCTTTGCGATGAATGTAATGTCGCCTCGAGCCGTCACGATGGCTGGCGATGGTTTGGTACCACGGCTTAAACCTATCAACCCAATTTTGGACGGTTGCCCCAGACCTGAAAGAGCTGGCTAAAACCCCGACATCAAAAGAATTAACCATATTTCAGTGTTCTTGCCAAATAATGCCGTACGTAGATCAGGTCTCTCGAAGTAGAGAAGCCAAAAGTTATTTGGAGACAGTCTTGGCATTCACCATTGCTCGCAGTCTGGTGGCGTTCGGCGTCGCCGTTTCAGTAGGCCTTTTCATGTCGATCGGATTGCAGCAATCGGCGCTTGAACGGCTGAAAGTCAACGGGCCGGTTTATGAGCAGGTCGTCTACGGCAAGGATTTGATCGCCGATATTCTACCGCCGCCGCTATTTGTAGTCGAATCCTACATGCTCTCCTTCGAGGCGAGCAAATTTCCCGAACTCACCGACACCAATCTTGCCAAGATCGCAAATCTCAAGGCCGCTTACGACGACCGTCGCGCCTATTGGAAAACCACCCGGCTGCCGCAAGCCTTGAAGGACGAGCTTGAAAACGATGTCATCGCCAAGGGTGATGCATTCTGGGGGGTGATGAACCACGAGATCATCCCCGCCTTGAATGCCAGGGATGAAGACAAGGCGCATGGTGCGATCGAACAACTGCGCGTCGCCTTTCATTCGCATCAGGACGCGGTCGAGAAACTCGTTGCCAATTCCGACGCTTTCCTGAAGGGCGAGGAACGCAATGCGGCCTCGGAGATCGTGACCTGGACGATCTATGCGGGCGCTGCGGGTTTCGGATCGTTCGGACTATTGCTGGTGGGGCTCTATCTTCTGCGACGCCGGGCGATCGTGCCGCTCGATGGCATGAAGGCCTATATGGGCAATCTTGCCGAAGGCGATTTTTCGACCGACGTTCCCTATGCCAACCGTTCAGACGAGATCGGCGCCATGTCCAAGGCCGTGGCGGTATTCCGCCGCAACGCACTTGAGCGGCAGGACGCACAGAAACGTGAGACCGCACTTCGCGATGCGGAATTCGAGCGTGAACGCAGCCAGCTGGCCGAAAAGGCCGCCGAGGAACAGATCCGCGAAACGGTGATCGATCAGCTGACATACGGCCTGGAACAGCTATCGACTGGCAATCTCGATTGCCGGATCAAGACACCCTTCGCCGCCGCCTACGAGACTTTGCGCGCGAAATTCAACGACAGCATGGACGCGCTTTGCGCGTCGATGACCGAGATTGCCCAGACCTCCAAGCAAGTGGGCAACTCCTCGGCCGGCATCACCGATGCAGCTGACAGTCTTGCGTCGCGCACGGAACAGCAGGCCGCGATGCTCGAAGAGGCCACAGCCGCACTCGATGAAATGAATATCAAAGCCAAAGACGCCTCTGACCATGCCGGCAGGGCGACAGGCATGATGGCTCAGACCCGCACCAGCGCCGAACATTCGGCAGCCGTCGTTCGCGAAGCAATCGCCGCCATGGAAAGGATCGAAGGCTCGTCCTCCCAGATTGGCGCCATCGTCAACGTCATCGATGAAATTGCCTTCCAGACCAATCTTCTGGCGCTCAATGCCGGGGTTGAAGCCGCCCGCGCCGGCGAAGCAGGCAAGGGTTTTGCCGTTGTCGCACAGGAAGTGCGCGAACTTGCCATGCGCTCGGCCAACGCCGCCAAGGAGATCAGAGCTCTGATCTCCACCTCCTCGGCCCAGGTCTCCAGCGGTGTGGAGCTCGTCAACCGAACCGGCAAGGCGCTCCTGGAAATCGAAGGGCAGGTCGAGCAAGTTGCCGGCCTGATCGCCCGCATCGTTTCGGTGTCCTCCGAACAGGTGGTGGCGATCGGCGAGATCAACGCCTCCGTCAACGCGCTCGATCAGGTAACCCAGCGCAACGCAGCCATGGCCGTCGAAACCGCCTCGGCCTGCCGCGCCCTCGGCAGCCAGACACAGACACTGGAGGGGGTCGTCAACCGCTTTCAGGTCGATGCGGGAGCCAGCGGCTCAAGACCGCGAAAGGCTGCCTGACGCGCCGTCGATCTTCCTACCCGCTTCACAGGCGAACCTTATTCGGTTTGCATCGTTTCAAGGCAATGGAAATTCACAATGAGGCGCAGCGATTGCTTGCGCCAAAAGGCCGCTGATGCCAACCTCCACCCGCACGAAACACCTGACGTCCATCGAACTCGGAAGAATTCGGCGCGCCGTCGGCATAGCGCGCCTGATGGATACCGCGGTCAGACTGCCTGTCATCGGCGTGCGTATCGGCGCGGACTCAATTCTCGGCCTCATCCCCGCCATCGGCGACATTGCCGCATCCCTCATCGGTCTTTTCATCATCGATGAGGCAAGACGTCTCGGCATTCCCACCCACAAACTCGCCCGCATGGCCGTCAATCTCGGCATCGACGCCGCCGGCGGAACGGTTCCGCTGCTTGGCGATCTCTTCGACGTCTATTTCAAATCTCATCGTCGAAACGTCGGCATCATTCTCGACCACTTTGGGATCAGCGAAGACGAGTTGAACCGGCGCATCTGACCAAGCCTGTCGCCTCGAGGGTCTGGATCAGGTCCGAACGCCTTTCCCCGTCAGAAACGCCAGAGCCGCTGCGCCAACGAGGCCCGAGTTCTGATCCAACGCCGCCAGCACCACTTTGACATCCTTGAATGCCGGCATTGCCCATTGCGCGATGTAGCCTTGAATGCCCGGCTGCAGCCGGTCGAACTCGTGGGAAAGCCCGCCTCCCATCACGATGATATCGGGACTGAAGATATGGATCAGGCTGGTGAAGCCGCGACCGAGAATTTCCGCTTCCTCGTCAATCAGTTGATTTGCGAGACGATCGCCATTTCTTGCCGCCGCAAAAACGCTGCGGCTGTCGATGGCGCCGCCATCGCTGCCGATTGTCGTCCCGCTGGATTCCATCGCCCTCATTTGGGCGCGGCGCGCAAAAGCCGTTCCGGATCCGTAGGCCTCGAAACAACCCCTGTTGCCGCAGGGGCAAGGCTCTCCGTTCGGCACGACCGACATGTGCCCGACATGGGCTGCCATGCCCTTGCGGCCGCGCACGACGCGACCATCCGACACAACGCCACCGCCAATGCCGGTGCTCACGGTGACATAGACCAGATTGTCGAGCCCTTTGCCGGCTCCGAACTGCCACTCGCCGATGGCGGCGGCAATCGCATCGTTCTCGAGGTCGACCGGAAACGGAAACCGCTTCTGCAACTCCGCCTTCAGTGGAAAGTCGACAAAGCCTGAGAGCGTCGGGATATTCGAGGCGACGCCGGCGACCGTATCGAGTGGACCCGGAGCGGATACGCCGACGCCCACCACAGAAGCGGGGTTCGATGCTGCAAGCAGTCCATCGGTCAGGCCGCAGATTTGGGCGAGCACGCGGTCGGGGCCTGCCAGCGCATCCGTCGGTTCGGCTGCGCGCGCCAGGATCCTGCCCTGCTCGTCGACGAGGGCAGCGCGCACCTGCGTCCCACCGAGGTCGATTCCAATGGCAACCTGCTGCATGTGAAGACCATGAGTTAAAGTGCGCGCACCCATGCCATCCGCTCGTCGAGCGATGGCGCATTGAAAGCCAGGGAACCGAGGACGACCGTCTCCGCGCCCGACTGGCGCAGAAGCGGCACGGTGTGCTCGCGAATACCGCCGTCGGCCGCCAGCACGATCCGATGCGCTGCACCGCAGCCGCCAATGATTTGCTTTGCCTGCTGAAGCCGCGCTCCGGCTTTTTCGTCGAGACCCTGGCCCTTCACGCCGATCGCCGTGCCGAGCAGCGTCACAAAGCGCAGCCGGGAAGCATATTTCTCGACGCGTTCGACAGGGGTGTCGACCTTGAGCACCATGCCGGCGGCCACACCGCGGCGATCGAGAAGATCGAGCGCCTCGGCGGCGACGCTTTCGTTTTCAAAATGAAGACTGATCAGGTCGCTGCCCGCATCGGCGAACTGCTCGATCTGCGACAGGAGGATGCTGTCGGCGACCATCAGGTGAACATGGATCGGGCGCGAAGACACTTTGCGCACGCCGGCAACAAGATCAGGGAAAAACAACATTGCCGGCGCGAAATGGCCATCGGCGACATCGATATGGAGGATGTCGACGTGAGGATCGACACGCGCCAGATCGTCCGCCAGATGCACGAGATCGGCCGACCAGACGGAGAATTCGGCAATCAGGCGATCTTTCGGAAGATCGGCGATCCAGGTTTTGGAGGGGGTCGTCATTGTTTCAGAGCTCCTTCAGAAAATTGCCCATGGCAAGCCGGAAGTCGGCAACGTATTGCGGGCGGCTCTCGGTCTTCGATGTGATCTGCACCAAACGCGCGCCGGCAATCCGCTCGGCAAGAGCATGCGCATGGCCAAGAGGATGAATGCTGTCCCGATCATGGCCGATAACCAGCGTCGGTACGGTGAGATTGCCGACGTCCTCGTCGGTCACATCAGGACCGTCATTGGAAATCCTGGTGAGCAGTTCGGCGGTCACATCCAAAGGCGTGCGGGAGAAAAAGCCGGCAAGCGAGGCCAGATTGTCCGGCGCCTCGGCGGCGAGCCGCACGCCCACCGGCCCGGCCAGGAATGCTGTCTTTGCGTCATTTGGCGGCAGATTTTTCAGAAGCCGGCCGACTTCGGCGTTGGGTTCCATATTCTCCGGCGCGGATGCCGTCAGCCAGGCCGGCCTTGCGATGATCAGTGCCTTGACAAGATCGGGCCGCTTGATCGCGAGACGCAAGGCGATCGCCGCGCCCATCGAGATGCCGCCGATCACGATCGGCGGCGTAAGGTTCTTTTCGATATAGGCGGCGATATCATCGCAGAAGGTCGCGATCGACAACCGCTCCGGATGGCCGGCCCGGGAATGGCCGTGGCCGCGCGCTTCGATCGTAACCCGGCGAAAACCTGCGTCGAGCGGAAAGACCTCATCGGTCTGCGCCGCGTCTCCGCATAAGCCATGCTGAAATATGACGGCCGCGCCTTCGCCCGCCATATCGACATTGAGAATGGTTCCGTCGCTGGTTTCGAACGGTTCGGCCCGTCTCATCTTCCTGTCCCCGCGGGTTCCCCGTCGAGGTTAGTCTTCAGGAAAGCCGCCGCACCGGCCGCCTCCGAAGCCGAAAGGCCATGCGTGACAAGACTGCCCTCAAAGCCGATCGCCTTGAGACGGCCGAGATAATGCGCGTAGTCGAGGACACCCTTGCCGGCAGTCGCGAAACTACCGTCCGGATTGCGATCTTTCGCATGCGCCATGACGATCCGATCAGCCAGAAGGTCAATGGCGGAAGAGACAATGTTCCGCTGCTCATCGAGCGTCGTGACCTCGAAGAGATTGGCCGGATCGAGCACGATCTTGACGCGGGGGCTCTTCAGCGCCGTGATCAGCCGATACGCCTTCTCAGCCGAGTTGACGACGTTGGCAAGCTCGGGCTCGATGCCGAGATCCACGTCATAGCGCTCGGCGATCTCGATGGCTGCCCCCATGGCTTCGAGGAGATCCCGCCAGGCCTCCGGCGTGTCGTTGTCGGCATGCGCCTTCCACTGATCGATGGGGTCGCGTGTGCCGGTGCAGAGCGTGATCAAGGTCGTCGACATGCTGGTGCTGCGCTCGGCCAGAGTCGCGAGGTTGCGAAGGCCGGCCTCGCGCACGGCGGGGTCCGGATGGATCATGTTGAAAGTGCCCGAAACGGCAACGATCTCGACGCCGCTCTCGCGCGCCGCTTCGGCAACTGAGCGGGCCTGGGCTTCCGTAATCGTCTCCGGCATCGGCGAAAGGCCGGAGCAGGCCATATTGTATTGGGCGCAGGTGAACCCGGCGCCAGCGACCGAGTTGAGAACGGTTGCGGGTTCCGTTCCCTCGAAGGTCTTTGCGAAGATGCCGAGCTTCATCACACGCCACCCGTGACGTCCGACAGCGCAACCGCCTTGCCGCTTTCGACAGAGCGCGCGACGGCGACCATGGCCCGGACGGATGCCAGGCCATCATCGATGTCGGCGCCTTCCATCACGGCGCCATCCA belongs to Rhizobium indicum and includes:
- a CDS encoding ribulose-phosphate 3-epimerase — translated: MTTPSKTWIADLPKDRLIAEFSVWSADLVHLADDLARVDPHVDILHIDVADGHFAPAMLFFPDLVAGVRKVSSRPIHVHLMVADSILLSQIEQFADAGSDLISLHFENESVAAEALDLLDRRGVAAGMVLKVDTPVERVEKYASRLRFVTLLGTAIGVKGQGLDEKAGARLQQAKQIIGGCGAAHRIVLAADGGIREHTVPLLRQSGAETVVLGSLAFNAPSLDERMAWVRAL
- a CDS encoding alpha/beta fold hydrolase; translation: MRRAEPFETSDGTILNVDMAGEGAAVIFQHGLCGDAAQTDEVFPLDAGFRRVTIEARGHGHSRAGHPERLSIATFCDDIAAYIEKNLTPPIVIGGISMGAAIALRLAIKRPDLVKALIIARPAWLTASAPENMEPNAEVGRLLKNLPPNDAKTAFLAGPVGVRLAAEAPDNLASLAGFFSRTPLDVTAELLTRISNDGPDVTDEDVGNLTVPTLVIGHDRDSIHPLGHAHALAERIAGARLVQITSKTESRPQYVADFRLAMGNFLKEL
- a CDS encoding ROK family protein, with the protein product MQQVAIGIDLGGTQVRAALVDEQGRILARAAEPTDALAGPDRVLAQICGLTDGLLAASNPASVVGVGVSAPGPLDTVAGVASNIPTLSGFVDFPLKAELQKRFPFPVDLENDAIAAAIGEWQFGAGKGLDNLVYVTVSTGIGGGVVSDGRVVRGRKGMAAHVGHMSVVPNGEPCPCGNRGCFEAYGSGTAFARRAQMRAMESSGTTIGSDGGAIDSRSVFAAARNGDRLANQLIDEEAEILGRGFTSLIHIFSPDIIVMGGGLSHEFDRLQPGIQGYIAQWAMPAFKDVKVVLAALDQNSGLVGAAALAFLTGKGVRT
- a CDS encoding DUF4112 domain-containing protein gives rise to the protein MPTSTRTKHLTSIELGRIRRAVGIARLMDTAVRLPVIGVRIGADSILGLIPAIGDIAASLIGLFIIDEARRLGIPTHKLARMAVNLGIDAAGGTVPLLGDLFDVYFKSHRRNVGIILDHFGISEDELNRRI
- a CDS encoding methyl-accepting chemotaxis protein, with protein sequence MAFTIARSLVAFGVAVSVGLFMSIGLQQSALERLKVNGPVYEQVVYGKDLIADILPPPLFVVESYMLSFEASKFPELTDTNLAKIANLKAAYDDRRAYWKTTRLPQALKDELENDVIAKGDAFWGVMNHEIIPALNARDEDKAHGAIEQLRVAFHSHQDAVEKLVANSDAFLKGEERNAASEIVTWTIYAGAAGFGSFGLLLVGLYLLRRRAIVPLDGMKAYMGNLAEGDFSTDVPYANRSDEIGAMSKAVAVFRRNALERQDAQKRETALRDAEFERERSQLAEKAAEEQIRETVIDQLTYGLEQLSTGNLDCRIKTPFAAAYETLRAKFNDSMDALCASMTEIAQTSKQVGNSSAGITDAADSLASRTEQQAAMLEEATAALDEMNIKAKDASDHAGRATGMMAQTRTSAEHSAAVVREAIAAMERIEGSSSQIGAIVNVIDEIAFQTNLLALNAGVEAARAGEAGKGFAVVAQEVRELAMRSANAAKEIRALISTSSAQVSSGVELVNRTGKALLEIEGQVEQVAGLIARIVSVSSEQVVAIGEINASVNALDQVTQRNAAMAVETASACRALGSQTQTLEGVVNRFQVDAGASGSRPRKAA
- a CDS encoding sugar phosphate isomerase/epimerase family protein; the encoded protein is MKLGIFAKTFEGTEPATVLNSVAGAGFTCAQYNMACSGLSPMPETITEAQARSVAEAARESGVEIVAVSGTFNMIHPDPAVREAGLRNLATLAERSTSMSTTLITLCTGTRDPIDQWKAHADNDTPEAWRDLLEAMGAAIEIAERYDVDLGIEPELANVVNSAEKAYRLITALKSPRVKIVLDPANLFEVTTLDEQRNIVSSAIDLLADRIVMAHAKDRNPDGSFATAGKGVLDYAHYLGRLKAIGFEGSLVTHGLSASEAAGAAAFLKTNLDGEPAGTGR